A window of Narcine bancroftii isolate sNarBan1 chromosome 6, sNarBan1.hap1, whole genome shotgun sequence genomic DNA:
CACAAATTCCTGCAACAGCTAAAAATAGCAGAGGCAACAGGGATCACAGAATGGCTGCAGTGTCGGATCTATATATGCGTTTCCACCACATCCACGGAACTAACGTGAGGCTGGATTACTCTCAGACTCAGGCCACCAGGGCCGAGAGCTTTGGCAATGGAGTTTGTTTCAGTGAAGAACCTTTGGAACCTGGCAAGATTTTCCTTGTGGAAATTGAAGAGAAAGAGTTAGGGTGGTGTGGTAATGTAAGGATTGGTTTGACAGCTCACAATCCTAGAAATCTAGAATCTGTTCCTGAGTACTCCCTCCCTGATTTGGTGAATTTGGGGAGAAGCTGGGTTTTTGCAATAACCAGAAATCATAATAAAGTCTTCACTGATGATCAGGAGTTGAATGCTGCTCCAACATCGCATTGTTCCATGGAGGATTTTCTACTAATTGGAAAATATAAAGTCCCCAAGGACAAACTTGTGGGAAGAAGCAGGCCAGGAAGGTACAGTCACATCTTAGATCAATTGTACAAGTCTAACATTCTTCCTgcaactgccagaggaagcagaGTCGGAGTCTTGTATATCATTCGTGCTAACATGGGAGACATGCATATTGTCATCAATGGTGAGGACATGGGTCCCTGTGCTAGAGGAATCCCCATTAACCAGCCTCTCTATGCTGTTGTGGATGTGTTTGCTTCCACTAAGTCTGTAAGGATTATTCAAGTGGATTATGGTTGTAAGTATCAACAATTAATACCCATCACCCTAGAAAAAGGTTAGGGATAACTCTACATTTTTATTCTAAAATGTCAATggattgcatttgttgttttaatTATGTTCTAGATTACAAATTATTATGGGTTTTTGAAAATAGATTGCTTTTTAAAATGATGATATAAATGTAATACACTCCCCTATCAACTCTTTTGTATTCTGAGTAAGTAAAAGTAAATTTGGTTCAGTTTGAATTAGAATGCTTGCCAAAAAAAACCTCATCAGCCTTACTGCTTCAACATTGTGGGATGTATTTTTGTTCATCCAATGTCCAAAATCTTGTCTATATTACTTATTGATATGGATAAATTGGAGGAAGATATATATGGAGCATTTTCTGGTTTGCAGTTGTTTTTTAACTCAACTGTAACATTTTATACATCAGGGAGGATAAACTTATCTAATCAATATTTAGCTTGTACATCTTAAACTTAAATCTTAGATGTAGCATTACTTATGAGGCACATATGATGCCAGCAAAAATATGATTAATTTTGATTTGAACTCCCACTTCCTTCTTATTTCCAACTCTAAAATGAAAAGTACTGTAAAACAATGAGATAATATGACTGTAAATCTACAGAGGTATTTGCCAACCAGGTCACTGCTTTCAATTGTATTCTTGGCAATTGCAAATAGCTTTGTAGAAATGTATATACAAACTGATTTtgtaaagacaaatttatatgcaCTCATTTATAGTTAAGGATCAAATGCCTGAACTCTTGTAAGTTTGAAATATTACTGTCTGTGATTCATaagattgcttttaatttttgtcCTTCTCCCTGCAGTTCCATCTCTACAGACTCTGTGTCGTCAGGTTGTACAGAAGCACATAATGCACAGACTAGCCATTGACTGGCTAGAACTACCAGCATTGTTAAAGAAT
This region includes:
- the neurl2 gene encoding neuralized-like protein 2; this translates as MAAVSDLYMRFHHIHGTNVRLDYSQTQATRAESFGNGVCFSEEPLEPGKIFLVEIEEKELGWCGNVRIGLTAHNPRNLESVPEYSLPDLVNLGRSWVFAITRNHNKVFTDDQELNAAPTSHCSMEDFLLIGKYKVPKDKLVGRSRPGRYSHILDQLYKSNILPATARGSRVGVLYIIRANMGDMHIVINGEDMGPCARGIPINQPLYAVVDVFASTKSVRIIQVDYGFPSLQTLCRQVVQKHIMHRLAIDWLELPALLKNYCKYE